A stretch of Arachis hypogaea cultivar Tifrunner chromosome 15, arahy.Tifrunner.gnm2.J5K5, whole genome shotgun sequence DNA encodes these proteins:
- the LOC112749539 gene encoding lysophospholipid acyltransferase 1 has product MELQMDSMAAAIGVSVPVLRFLLCFVATIPLSFLSRFVPYGFSKNLYSAAVGVILSYLSFGLSSNLHFLVPMSLGYASMLLYRPRCGILTFFLGFGYLIGCHVYYMSGDAWKEGGIDATGALMVLTLKVISCAFNYNDGLLKEEGLREAQKKNRLIKLPSLIEYIGYCLCCGTHFAGPVYEMKDYLDWAEGKGLWSTEAKGRSASPYGATLRAILQAGFCMALYLYLVPYFPLSRFNDPIYQEWGFWKRLGYQYMSGFTARWKYYFIWSISEATVIISGLGFSGWTESTPPKPRWDRAKNVDIIGVEFAKSAVVLPLVWNIQVSTWLRHYVYDRLVQNGKKPGFFQLLATQTISAIWHGLYPGYIIFFVQSALMIAGSRVIYRWQQAVPSAIKNVLVFINFAYTLLVLNYSCIGFMVLSLHETLASFRSVHFVGTVVPIAMILLGSIIKPGKPVRSKGRKEQ; this is encoded by the exons ATGGAGCTGCAGATGGATTCCATGGCGGCAGCCATAGGGGTTTCTGTTCCCGTGCTTCGCTTCCTTCTGTGCTTCGTTGCCACCATTCCTCTCAGCTTCCTCTCCCGCTTCGTCCCCTATGGCTTCTCCAAGAACCTCTATTCCGCCGCCGTCGGCGTCATCCTCTCCTACCTCTCCTTTGGTCTCTCCTCCAACCTCCACTTCCTGGTTCCCATGTCACTCGGCTACGCTTCCATGCTTCTCTATCGCCCCCGCTGCGGCATCCTCACCTTCTTCCTCGGATTTGGTTACCTCATTGGCTG CCATGTATATTACATGAGCGGTGATGCATGGAAGGAAGGGGGTATCGATGCCACCG GGGCCTTGATGGTGTTGACTCTTAAAGTCATCTCTTGTGCGTTTAATTATAATGATGGATTACTGAAGGAGGAAGGTTTGCGAGAGGCTCAGAAGAAAAACCGTTTGATTAAATTGCCTTCACTAATTGAATACATTGGTTACTGCCTCTGTTGTGGCACTCACTTTGCTGGCCCGGTTTATGAAATGAAGGATTATCTCGATTGGGCAGAAGGAAAAGGG CTTTGGAGCACCGAAGCAAAAGGGCGATCTGCATCACCATATGGGGCAACCTTACGAGCTATCCTGCAAGCTGGTTTTTGCATGGCCTTGTATTTATATCTGGTGCCTTACTTTCCTCTTTCCAGGTTTAATGATCCTATATACCAAGAATGGGGATTCTGGAAACGGTTGGGTTACCAATATATGTCTGGTTTCACAGCACGCTGGAAATATTATTTCATCTGGTCGATTTCAGAGGCTACTGTGATCATTTCTGGGctgggttttagtggctggacaGAATCTACTCCGCCAAAGCCCCGCTGGGATCGCGCAAAGAATGTAGATATAATAGGTGTTGAGTTTGCCAAGAGTGCAGTCGTGTTGCCACTTGTGTGGAACATTCAAGTCAGCACCTGGCTTCGTCATT ATGTTTATGATAGGCTTGTTCAGAATGGGAAGAAACCTGGTTTCTTTCAGTTACTTGCCACACAGACCATCAGTGCTATATGGCAT GGATTATATCCTGGTTACATCATATTCTTCGTTCAGTCAGCATTGATGATTGCTGGTTCCCGAG TCATTTACAGATGGCAGCAAGCAGTGCCTTCAGCAATTAAGAATGTGTTGGTGTTCATCAATTTTGCCTATACACTTTTGGTTCTGAACTACTCGTGTATTGGTTTCATG GTATTAAGTCTGCATGAAACTCTGGCATCATTCAGAAGTGTGCACTTTGTTGGAACTGTTGTTCCTATTGCCATGATTCTTCTTGGATCCATAATCAAGCCTGGAAAACCTGTCAGATCCAAAGGTCGGAAGGAGCAGTGA
- the LOC112749535 gene encoding plant UBX domain-containing protein 8 isoform X1, which yields MSMARPNQEAIETFMSITGLSEPIAVQKLEEHGGNLNEAVNAHFSEGDRNLSTSTLNTSAALPQDDFMDIDNELNAEMRRPLSLLSSARTNPFSLLDPTIGRSIFDNHLDPTNRSPFVTHPREVRQIPIEVKDSNQSNPPGDHVPTIEDVTGTSQAHGPDIHGTVIIHDDDDDIPPAQTAARDEQMHTLDRNARPSAPEFENLPDYGNDIEEEMIRAAIEASKREAEEKYSNQNLNTESDFSEPGAQRTVSHLDDPELAHAVSLSLKTAEQEKQLRMQGGEAEASTVGSSKPSKVELGEASSNGRGNHGHSRLQSGSSSFQDEDEDIEEQPLVWNRPRRTSSSPKESPQEVEVAEASTLPSTGQQDNSNPAQHNENSFQLDEWGGISSVEHDEAVMLEAAMFGGIPEGTGYRYAYAPHEFMQSRGSYPRPTPRPPSPSLTAQRLIREQQDDEYLASLQADREKELKAIEEAEAAREEERRREEESRRKLQEEQELETQLVAKEASLPPEPSSDDENAVTLLVRMPDGSRRGRRFLRSNKLQSLFDFIDIARVVKPGTYRLVRPYPRRAFSYEESASILEELGLTNKQEALFLELV from the exons CACCCTCAATACCTCTGCTGCTCTTCCACAAGATGATTTTATGGATATAGATAATGAACTTAATGCTGAAATGCGCAGACCTCTGTCTCTTTTGTCTTCGGCAAGAACTAATCCGTTTTCTCTTCTTGATCCAACTATTGGGAGAAGTATATTTGATAATCATCTTGATCCAACAAACCGATCACCATTTGTTACACATCCAAGAGAAGTAAGACAAATTCCTATAGAGGTTAAGGATAGTAATCAATCCAACCCTCCAGGGGACCATGTTCCGACCATTGAAGATGTCACTGGAACTTCTCAGGCCCATGGTCCAGATATTCATGGAACAGTCAtcattcatgatgatgatgatgatattccACCTGCCCAAACTGCTGCTCGGGATGAGCAGATGCATACACTTGACAGAAATGCGAGACCCAGTGCTCCTGAGTTTGAGAATTTGCCAGATTATGGCAATGACATAGAAGAAGAAATGATCCGTGCAGCAATTGAGGCTTCAAAAAGGGAGGCTGAGGAGAAGTACTCAAATCAAAATCTTAACACAGAAAGC GATTTCAGCGAACCTGGGGCCCAGAGAACTGTATCTCATCTGGATGATCCTGAGCTTGCCCATGCAGTCTCATTGTCCCTGAAG ACTGCTGAGCAAGAGAAACAATTGCGCATGCAAGGAGGAGAAGCTGAAGCATCAACAGTTGGTTCATCCAAACCATCTAAAGTGGAGCTAGGGGAAGCCTCATCAAATGGAAG GGGCAATCATGGTCATTCTAGGTTGCAGTCAGGAAGTTCTTCCTTccaagatgaagatgaagacatAGAAGAGCAACCTCTGGTTTGGAACAGGCCTAGACGTACATCCTCAAGCCCTAAAGAGTCACCACAAGAAGTTGAAGTTGCTGAGGCTAGTACTCTGCCCAGCACAGGACAGCAGGATAACAGCAATCCTGCTCAACATAATGAAAATTCCTTCCAATTAGATGAG TGGGGTGGTATTTCTTCGGTGGAGCACGATGAAGCAGTTATGCTGGAGGCTGCAATGTTTGGTGGGATCCCAGAAGGAACCGGTTATCGCTATGCCTATGCACCTCATGAGTTCATGCAGAGTAGGGGTTCATATCCTCGGCCAACCCCACGCCCACCGTCACCATCACTGACAGCTCAGCGCTTGATAAGGGAACAGCAG GATGATGAATATCTTGCATCATTACAAGCAGACAGAGAAAAGGAATTGAAAGCCATAGAAGAAGCTGAGGCTGCTCGTGAAGAGGAAAGGCGGAGAGAGGAAGAATCTCGCAGGAAGTTACAGGAAGAGCAG GAATTGGAAACACAGCTAGTAGCAAAAGAAGCCTCTCTACCACCAGAACCATCCTCAGATGATGAAAATGCTGTCACCTTGCTGGTAAGGATGCCAGATGGAAGCCGCCGTGGACGTCGATTCCTTAGATCTAATAAACTACAG TCTCTTTTCGACTTCATAGATATTGCTAGAGTGGTGAAACCAGGCACTTACAGGCTG GTGAGACCGTATCCTAGGCGTGCTTTTAGTTACGAAGAAAGCGCATCGATACTTGAAGAGCTTGGACTAACCAACAAGCAAGAAGCCTTGTTTTTGGAGTTAGTCTAG
- the LOC112749537 gene encoding scarecrow-like protein 28: MLAGCSSSTLLSPRHRLRSEPSPQFHHQACHLQLPPSMSTQRLDLPACTFPRNNKVSPRPSVVTTNTNTNKPIEAKTSSYSLKQHIRLPPLATTPQVITSAPPSPFLEAKEEPFWDNNNNNNNRSLKKRPVDNDDSFDSRGKRKKGSNSNSNSTSDNGDSSDDVMEEEGTGEGLSLSANFWLQPSSLPPFSLTCSGEEERVCFVPSEVVSAPWVESAITKITNHGEKEGEGGGSRFPPPQPSASSNTSSESQGLSLRLNENPEVGNGSGNPYHNHHHEETTAEEDEDIQEEHRGFELVSLLTACVEAIGTKNIAAINHFIAKLGDLASPRGTSSMSRICSYFTEALAIRVTRLWPHIFHITIPRELDRVVEDENGTALRLLNQITPIPKFLHFTSNEMLLRAFEGKDRVHIIDFDIKQGLQWPSLFQSLASRSNPPSHVRITGIGESKQDLNETGDRLAGFAEALNLPFEFHGVVDRLEDVRLWMLHVKENETVAVNCVFQLHKTLYDVNGGALRDFLGLIRSTNPAMVVVAEQEAEHNDMRLEARVCNSLKYYSALFDSVEHCLEGDSSARRKIEEMFGREIRNIVACEGSDRLERHEGFGKWRKMMVEQGGFRCLSVTERERVQSQLLMKMYPCDSYSVRNHSSEALSLCWMDIPLFTVSAWAPLDAAGTSSSVSQPI; this comes from the coding sequence ATGTTGGCTGGGTGTTCTAGTTCTACATTGTTGTCACCAAGGCATAGATTGAGGAGCGAACCATCACCACAGTTTCATCATCAAGCTTGTCATCTTCAGCTACCACCTTCCATGAGCACGCAGAGATTGGACTTGCCAGCTTGCACCTTCCCAAGGAACAACAAAGTCTCACCAAGGCCTTCTGTTgtcaccaccaacaccaacaccaacaagcCCATTGAAGCCAAGACAAGCTCTTATTCTCTCAAGCAGCACATTAGGCTTCCGCCATTGGCAACCACACCACAAGTTATCACATCTGCACCACCTTCACCCTTTCTTGAAGCCAAAGAAGAGCCCTTctgggacaacaacaacaacaacaacaacaggagCTTGAAGAAGAGGCCAGTGGATAATGACGACTCTTTTGACAGCAGAGGCAAGAGGAAGAAGGGCagcaacagcaacagcaacagcACCAGCGACAATGGCGATTCTTCCGATGATGTTATGGAAGAAGAAGGAACAGGAGAGGGTCTGAGTTTATCTGCAAACTTCTGGTTACAGCCATCTTCACTTCCTCCATTCTCTCTAACATGTTCAGGGGAGGAAGAGAGGGTGTGCTTCGTTCCAAGCGAGGTGGTTTCCGCCCCTTGGGTGGAATCCGCAATAACAAAGATAACAAACCATGGCGAGAAGGAAGGCGAGGGTGGTGGCAGCCGCTTCCCTCCGCCACAACCCTCAGCCTCCTCCAACACCTCATCAGAGAGCCAAGGTTTAAGCCTCAGGCTGAACGAGAATCCTGAAGTCGGAAACGGTTCAGGTAACCCTTACCATAACCACCACCATGAAGAAACCACCGCGGAGGAAGACGAAGATATCCAAGAGGAGCACCGTGGATTCGAGCTTGTTAGTTTACTAACCGCATGCGTTGAAGCCATTGGAACAAAGAACATCGCCGCAATCAACCATTTCATAGCGAAATTAGGAGATCTTGCTTCACCAAGAGGAACAAGTTCAATGAGCCGAATCTGTTCTTACTTCACAGAAGCCCTAGCCATAAGAGTGACGAGGCTATGGCCTCACATTTTCCACATCACCATCCCTCGGGAGCTCGATCGTGTTGTGGAGGACGAAAACGGCACCGCATTGAGGCTCTTGAACCAAATCACACCGATCCCTAAGTTCCTTCACTTCACATCGAACGAGATGCTGCTGAGAGCCTTCGAAGGCAAAGACAGAGTCCACATCATAGATTTCGACATCAAGCAAGGTCTTCAATGGCCGAGCTTGTTCCAGAGCTTGGCTTCCAGATCGAACCCTCCCAGCCACGTCAGAATCACCGGCATCGGCGAATCCAAGCAAGATCTGAACGAAACAGGTGACAGGCTCGCCGGTTTCGCAGAGGCGCTGAACCTTCCGTTCGAGTTCCATGGAGTGGTGGACAGGCTGGAAGACGTGAGGCTGTGGATGCTTCACGTGAAGGAGAACGAAACGGTTGCGGTGAACTGCGTGTTCCAGCTTCACAAGACTCTGTATGACGTAAACGGCGGAGCGTTGAGAGATTTCTTGGGACTGATACGAAGCACGAACCCCGCAATGGTGGTTGTGGCGGAGCAAGAAGCAGAGCACAACGATATGAGGTTGGAGGCTAGGGTTTGCAACTCGTTGAAATACTACTCAGCGTTGTTTGACTCGGTTGAGCACTGTCTTGAAGGGGATAGCAGTGCGAGGAGGAAGATAGAGGAGATGTTTGGAAGGGAGATTAGGAACATTGTGGCTTGTGAGGGGAGTGATAGGTTGGAGAGGCATGAGGGTTTTGGGAAGTGGAGGAAGATGATGGTGGAGCAAGGAGGGTTCAGGTGCTTGAGTGTTACTGAGAGAGAAAGGGTTCAGAGCCAGTTGCTGATGAAGATGTACCCTTGTGACAGTTACAGTGTTAGGAATCATTCAAGTGAGGCTCTCAGTCTTTGTTGGATGGACATTCCTTTGTTCACTGTTTCAGCTTGGGCACCTCTTGATGCTGCAGGAACCTCTTCATCTGTTTCTCAGCCAATTTGA
- the LOC112749535 gene encoding plant UBX domain-containing protein 8 isoform X2, protein MSMARPNQEAIETFMSITGLSEPIAVQKLEEHGGNLNEAVNAHFSEGDRNLSTSTLNTSAALPQDDFMDIDNELNAEMRRPLSLLSSARTNPFSLLDPTIGRSIFDNHLDPTNRSPFVTHPREVRQIPIEVKDSNQSNPPGDHVPTIEDVTGTSQAHGPDIHGTVIIHDDDDDIPPAQTAARDEQMHTLDRNARPSAPEFENLPDYGNDIEEEMIRAAIEASKREAEEKYSNQNLNTESDFSEPGAQRTVSHLDDPELAHAVSLSLKTAEQEKQLRMQGGEAEASTVGSSKPSKVELGEASSNGRLQSGSSSFQDEDEDIEEQPLVWNRPRRTSSSPKESPQEVEVAEASTLPSTGQQDNSNPAQHNENSFQLDEWGGISSVEHDEAVMLEAAMFGGIPEGTGYRYAYAPHEFMQSRGSYPRPTPRPPSPSLTAQRLIREQQDDEYLASLQADREKELKAIEEAEAAREEERRREEESRRKLQEEQELETQLVAKEASLPPEPSSDDENAVTLLVRMPDGSRRGRRFLRSNKLQSLFDFIDIARVVKPGTYRLVRPYPRRAFSYEESASILEELGLTNKQEALFLELV, encoded by the exons CACCCTCAATACCTCTGCTGCTCTTCCACAAGATGATTTTATGGATATAGATAATGAACTTAATGCTGAAATGCGCAGACCTCTGTCTCTTTTGTCTTCGGCAAGAACTAATCCGTTTTCTCTTCTTGATCCAACTATTGGGAGAAGTATATTTGATAATCATCTTGATCCAACAAACCGATCACCATTTGTTACACATCCAAGAGAAGTAAGACAAATTCCTATAGAGGTTAAGGATAGTAATCAATCCAACCCTCCAGGGGACCATGTTCCGACCATTGAAGATGTCACTGGAACTTCTCAGGCCCATGGTCCAGATATTCATGGAACAGTCAtcattcatgatgatgatgatgatattccACCTGCCCAAACTGCTGCTCGGGATGAGCAGATGCATACACTTGACAGAAATGCGAGACCCAGTGCTCCTGAGTTTGAGAATTTGCCAGATTATGGCAATGACATAGAAGAAGAAATGATCCGTGCAGCAATTGAGGCTTCAAAAAGGGAGGCTGAGGAGAAGTACTCAAATCAAAATCTTAACACAGAAAGC GATTTCAGCGAACCTGGGGCCCAGAGAACTGTATCTCATCTGGATGATCCTGAGCTTGCCCATGCAGTCTCATTGTCCCTGAAG ACTGCTGAGCAAGAGAAACAATTGCGCATGCAAGGAGGAGAAGCTGAAGCATCAACAGTTGGTTCATCCAAACCATCTAAAGTGGAGCTAGGGGAAGCCTCATCAAATGGAAG GTTGCAGTCAGGAAGTTCTTCCTTccaagatgaagatgaagacatAGAAGAGCAACCTCTGGTTTGGAACAGGCCTAGACGTACATCCTCAAGCCCTAAAGAGTCACCACAAGAAGTTGAAGTTGCTGAGGCTAGTACTCTGCCCAGCACAGGACAGCAGGATAACAGCAATCCTGCTCAACATAATGAAAATTCCTTCCAATTAGATGAG TGGGGTGGTATTTCTTCGGTGGAGCACGATGAAGCAGTTATGCTGGAGGCTGCAATGTTTGGTGGGATCCCAGAAGGAACCGGTTATCGCTATGCCTATGCACCTCATGAGTTCATGCAGAGTAGGGGTTCATATCCTCGGCCAACCCCACGCCCACCGTCACCATCACTGACAGCTCAGCGCTTGATAAGGGAACAGCAG GATGATGAATATCTTGCATCATTACAAGCAGACAGAGAAAAGGAATTGAAAGCCATAGAAGAAGCTGAGGCTGCTCGTGAAGAGGAAAGGCGGAGAGAGGAAGAATCTCGCAGGAAGTTACAGGAAGAGCAG GAATTGGAAACACAGCTAGTAGCAAAAGAAGCCTCTCTACCACCAGAACCATCCTCAGATGATGAAAATGCTGTCACCTTGCTGGTAAGGATGCCAGATGGAAGCCGCCGTGGACGTCGATTCCTTAGATCTAATAAACTACAG TCTCTTTTCGACTTCATAGATATTGCTAGAGTGGTGAAACCAGGCACTTACAGGCTG GTGAGACCGTATCCTAGGCGTGCTTTTAGTTACGAAGAAAGCGCATCGATACTTGAAGAGCTTGGACTAACCAACAAGCAAGAAGCCTTGTTTTTGGAGTTAGTCTAG
- the LOC140179119 gene encoding uncharacterized protein — translation MHEIQNVARDYINDEEVSQVVAANKRQNGNTPHGNPTSRHNPMPRESQRDQPKQTNTNRPPRIGKFSNYTPLTASITEIYHQIAGRDIIPKARQLRERTGGNKTLYCDYHRGYGHRTQDCFDLKDALEQAIRDGKLPEFTKSSENQNARKKTGKSRSTLKKDLKVLAVRDQAPATTANKTITFLPEDCQHSTSAEDAPFVISARIGTKLVRRILVDTGADSNILFRGAFDKLGLRNENLQTHRNGVTGLRDNFLKPDGSIILPLTIGTGSQRKTIMSEFVVLKNSTAYNVILGRKTINDLSTVIFTKYLLMKFMAEDGSVGTIHRDRETAVEYDNISTSPTQQIPRRGRHLPF, via the exons atgcacgagatccaaAACGTCGCCAGAGACTACATAAACGACGAGGAGGTCAGCCAGGTCGTCGCCGCCAATAAACGGCAAAACGGCAACACTCCACACGGCAACCCGACTTCCCGCCATAATCCGATGCCCAGAGAAAGTCAAAGAGACCAACCCAAACAAACCAACACAAACCGACCACCCAGGATCGGGAAATTCTCGAACTACACCCCCCTGACAGCCTCGAttaccgagatataccaccaGATAGCGGGTCGGGATATTATCCCGAAAGCCCGACAACTCAGAGAAAGAACGGGCGGCAACAAGACCCTTTACTGCGACTACCACCGAGGTTACGGGCACAGGACACAAGACtgtttcgaccttaaagacgccCTCGAACAAGCTATAagagacggcaaactcccagagTTCACCaaatcatcagagaaccaaaACGCGCGGAAAAAGACAG GCAAGTCAAGATCAACACTAAAAAAGGACCTCAAAGTCTTGGCCGTCAGAGATCAAGCCCCAGCTACCACAGCCAACAAAACGATAACTTTCTTGCCCGAGGATTGCCAGCATAGCACCTCGGCCGAAGACGCACCTTTCGTCATCTCGGCGAGAATCGGAACAAAACTAGTTCGGAGAATACTGGTGGACACCGGCGCAGACTCCAACATCCTCTTTCGAggtgccttcgacaagctcgggctCCGCAACGAAAATCTCCAAACACACCGCAACGGTGTCACGGGACTCAGAGACAACTTCCTCAAGCCAGACGGTTCCATCATTCTTCCCCTTACCATAGGGACGGGAAGCCAGAGGAAGACAATCATGTCCGAGTTCGTGGTCCTCAAGAACTCCACCGCTTATAACGTCATCctcggaagaaaaacaatcaacgacCTCTCCACcgtcatctttaccaaataccttcTAATGAAGTTCATGGCAGAAGATGGCTCCGTCGGAACCATCCACAGAGACCGGGAAACCGCGGTAGAATACGACAACATCAGCACTAGCCCTACGCAACAGATCCCGAGACGCGGCAGGCATCTTCCTTTCTGA
- the LOC112749538 gene encoding F-box protein PP2-A13 has translation MAVPTNKQNKQNPKTEKGGTYNSYASVCELYIISFIPKSFPSPLSSSSFSSSELECSLHSMGILFSSSYARKAPPSSPTLADLPESCVASIIGYMDPPQICKLAMLNRTFRAASSADFVWESKLPPNYHVLIAEIFDQSVQNNHSKRAIYASLCRLNSLDEGNKKVWLDRSTGKLCMCISSKGLSITGVDDRRYWNRIPTEESRFHAVAYLQQTWWFEVIGEVDFPFPAGTYSLFFRIHLGRAGKRFGRRVCNTEHVHGWDKKPVRFQLWTSDGQYGSSQCFLKEPAKWSFYHAGDFTVVNGNVSTKIKFSMTQIDCTHTKGGLCLDSVLIYPSEFRKVKAFLNHSLAS, from the exons ATGGCTGTcccaacaaacaaacaaaataaacaaaatcccAAAACAGAAAAAGGAGGTACATACAACTCGTACGCCTCCGTGTGTGAACTGTACATTATATCATTCATTCCAAAATCATTTCCGTCGCCactttcctcttcctccttctcttcttctgaGTTAGAGTGTTCTCTCCACTCCATGGGTATCCTGTTCTCCTCGAGTTACGCGCGAAAAGCACCGCCTTCGAGTCCTACTTTGGCGGATCTACCAGAGAGTTGCGTCGCTTCCATCATTGGATACATGGATCCTCCCCAGATTTGCAAGCTCGCTATGTTGAATCGCACTTTTCGCGCCGCTTCATCTGCTGATTTTGTTTGGGAATCCAAGCTCCCCCCAAACTACCATGTTCTTATCGCTGAAATCTTCGATCAAAGTGTTCAAAACAATCACAGCAAAAGAGCAATCTATGCCAGCCTCTGTCGCCTCAATTCGCTTGACGAAGGCAACAag AAAGTTTGGTTGGATAGAAGCACGGGTAAGCTATGTATGTGCATATCTTCCAAGGGGCTATCTATAACGGGGGTTGATGATCGAAGATATTGGAATCGTATCCCAACTGAAGAATCTAG ATTCCATGCTGTTGCATACCTCCAGCAAACCTGGTGGTTTGAAGTCATTGGGGAAGTTGACTTTCCCTTTCCTGCCGGGACATATAGCCTATTCTTTAGAATCCATTTGGGGCGAGCTGGCAAGAGGTTCGGTCGACGAGTCTGCAACACCGAGCATGTTCATGGGTGGGACAAAAAGCCCGTTCGGTTCCAGCTTTGGACTTCAGATGGGCAGTATGGTTCATCCCAATGTTTCCTGAAAGAACCTGCCAAATGGAGTTTTTATCATGCTGGCGATTTTACAGTTGTCAATGGCAATGtatcaacaaaaattaaattctcTATGACTCAAATTGATTGCACACACACTAAAGGTGGTCTATGTTTAGATTCTGTGCTCATATACCCAAGTGAATTCAGAAAGGTAAAAGCATTTTTGAATCACTCCTTAGCTTCATAG